The Haloarchaeobius salinus genome includes the window CTCGGTGCTGTACTCACAGATGGACTCCCGGATCTTCTCGAGGTTACGTTCGAACTCGGCGACGGTCGCGGTCCAGCCGCGTTCGAGGAGCGCTTGGCCCTCGGTCGAATTGACGCGAGCTGCAACCGGCAGGTCGCCCCATCGGTCTCGACCGGCCGTCGCGTGGCCGTCCATGTCGAACGTGACGTAGTAGTCGAAGACAGCCGCGTCGTGTGGCGTCGCGCCGACGAGTCGGTCGAACGTCATCCTCGCTTCCGCGAGCGCGCTGTCTTCGGTCGGTGCCTCGACGAGTGCATAGATTAGCTGGTGCATTGTCGAACCTCGCCAGCACGCCATCGACTCACAGAATCGATCGGTCGCGCTGGCACCCGCTGCCAGCGCCACAAACTGGCTGCGGTCGCTCAGGTCAACCTGTGAGGGGGACATTCAGTCCCAGAACGACTTGATTCGTTCATCCAACGACGACAAAACAATCGAGAGCACGTCTCGCCAGTCCCGAGGGAACGCTGTATCCTCACCGGGCGTCTTCGCATTCGGTGGTGGGTGGAAATGCTCGCGGTCGTTGTGGTCGTTCGGATGCCGGTCCCACCGACACTCCCAGGCCTTGTCCTCGTGGTACTGCTCTGTGTAGTGGATACTGAAATCGTCTGTCTCGAACCACCGAATACGAAGCGATGCATGCTCGACACCGGCTGGGAAATACCCAGACTCGAAAGTCGCAACGACCGCATTCGGTGCATACTCTGGGCGATATTCGACACGAGAGAATCGCTCGCTTCCACGCAACCGTCGACCGATTCGTTCTAGCACAGACGCATCGAGACCACCGACGCCGGCTGACTCTTCCTCAGGCATTCACGCTCCCCGCACGTCCGCTCGGTAGGTCGTCACGGCGAGCAGCATCCAGCAGTGCCGCGCGTTTCTCGAGCGTCTTCCAGTCAGACACTGCCTCCCAGATTTCCTCGACCGAACTGTCGCGGCTCGCATCAACCAACGACACCTCATCGGGAGAGTCCACATCGAAGCGATTCCGGTGCGCCTCGACTGCGTCGAGCGTCTCTTTCAGTCGCTCGACGATTTCACTCTCCGAGAGTTCCTGACGAATCTGCTCGACTCTGCGCCACTCCAGGTACGAATCGTTTCGCTCGTACTGAACTGGCCGCCCCGACAGTTCGCGCACGACTCCCATCTCGGTGAACCACTCCAGGTAATCGCGTGCTGTCTCCGTGTCACAGTCCGCCCGGTCAGCAATGGCCGACACCTTCGTCGGCTCGCGGACTTGCATCACGACATCGAGCATCCGCTCTCTAATCGACCCGCCTTTCAGGAGTTCTTCCGGAGGCTCCAACTTGCTGAAGTCAGGCGGTTCTCCGTCCGCTTCGGGCATCTCTTCGGGCGTGTCGGTCAGGTCCATACACATATCTACGCGTTTTCCTGTGATATATCTATTGTAAACTGAATTATTTCGGTAATACTGTTCTCTCACGATGGTGGCGTTTCTCGCCACATCCGTTCCGACAATTGAATCGGGATCCGTCGTTCAGTCGGGCAACGACTCGTTTTCGAACCCCTGCTCCCCGTCGCGGAAGCACGGCCAGCACGGGACACTATCCGGAAGCTCGCTGCAGTCACAGTCGTCCCCGTCACCGGGCTCAGAATCTGGGTCTTCGACCGGCACCAGACCGCCGTCGGTCGCAACGGCATTCCGCTGTGCAGCACCGAGAACTGGACCTCGAATCGCGACGGCGACGCGGTGTTTGCACGCGCCGTCGAAGCGCTCGTCTGCTGGGCAGCTACACGAAGCTGGGAGCCCGTCGACGACCCGCACCAGGTAGCGATGCTCGCTCGGGTCGGCGTGGCTGCAGTTGGTCACGAGCACGCCCTCCGGGATGAGTGCGAACTCGAAGGCCTCGTACTCGGCGCGCCGACGCACGCGCTTGCTGAACTCCAGTCTCGTCAGTGGATGCGTTTCGTTGGTGGGAATCAGTACTCACCTCATCCCACAGGTGAGCATAAACGAGTGCGAAACGAGTGTTTCAGTCGTCCGCAGTGTACGCCCCACTCCGGTGCTCGATTCGGTGTACTTCCAGAACCTGATCTTGACGATTGAGTACACACGCCAGGCGGTACTGTCCTACACGCAGTTTATCGAAGGGACCACCCGTGAGTGGTTCGAGATAATCCACGGGTTCGCGCCACTCAGATTCAACTACTTCGTCCAGTTTCGATACAATGCGATCCTGTATATGAGAATCCTGTCGGTCGAACTGTGCGGCAGCTTGCGGAGTCATCGACCCACGACTGAAGTCGTGGGCTTGTCCGTGGACTCCCGGTCTGACGACGAATTGTCGTAGGCGGTGTAATCGCCGTTCCCGTTCACCATCCCGGACTTGAGGGCGAGATGACCGTCGCCCACCCCAGAGGGGCGTTTGCCCTCTGGTAAAGTTAGCAACTTCAGGCCGATGTTCTTCGCGGCGTTGTAATCACCATCAACCTCGTACCCACAGTCGTTGCACTCGAACCAACCCGTTTTCAAGTCACGGTTCGTGCTGGATTGATGCCCGCACTTCGAACAGGTCTGACTCGTAAACGCAGGCGGAATATCCTCGACGCGAATCCCGTACTCGGCGGCCTTGTACGCGAGCATTTCTTGAAGTTCGCGGAACGCCCAGTTGTGCATCTGACGCTTCACTTGGTCGTTCCGATTATCCATCCGCTCGCGGATGTGGGTCAGGCGTTCGACGGCGATGTACGAGCAGTCGTGGGCGTCGGCTTCCTCCACGATACGTCTAGAAATGGTGTGCAGGCGGTTCAGCACAAAGCGGTTTTCTCGCCCCGACAGTCGCCGGAGTACCTGCTTTGCGGAGCGAGTGCCTTTGTGCTGAAGGCTTCGACGCACGCGGAAGTAGTGGTTCTGTCCCCACAACAGTTCGCCACCATCGTAGAACGACCCTGTACTGGTCACGGCAACGTTCTTCAGGTTCAAATCCACGCCCAGTACCTTGTCACCGCCACGTTCCTCGACCTCTTTCTTGATGACGATATGGAGGTAGAACGCGCCCTCGTCCTCGCGGTAGTGGAGCGTTCCCATCCGCTTCTCGTAGTCGTCATCATCGAGGTACGACTTCTGGTAGTCACCGAGATCGTAGTCAACGGCGACCCGACCGTTGATGGTCGAGAGTGTTGCCGACCTGTCCTTGATCGTCAACGTCCGCTTGTCGTACACTGCGGATGGTTCGTTGAATCGTGGGAGTGGTCGGCTGTTGCCCTTCTTCCAGTCTGCAACGGTGGATTTCATCGCTTCCACGGCTTTGGAGTAGGCGCGAACACAGAGGTTCGCGGGAAGGTCTGTCTCGTCTCGCAAGTCGTGGTACACCTTATCGTGTATGGTGGATTTGTTGAGGATGAGGTAGCCGTCGTCGTTCCTACCGTTCTGGACGGTGTAGTTGCAGGCGTGGTTGAACTGTTCGATCGTCTGATGGAGGTCGTTCTCACGGTCGTCTGGAGCCGAGAGTTTGACCGGAATGGTTCGTTTGACCTCCATCTGTAACCTCACATACGGGACGTTGTTTTATGAGTTCTACGACTGACGTGGGGGAGTCGGATTGCTATCGCTCGTGGTTGGTCGCTTGGATTGTCG containing:
- a CDS encoding DUF7342 family protein, with the protein product MDLTDTPEEMPEADGEPPDFSKLEPPEELLKGGSIRERMLDVVMQVREPTKVSAIADRADCDTETARDYLEWFTEMGVVRELSGRPVQYERNDSYLEWRRVEQIRQELSESEIVERLKETLDAVEAHRNRFDVDSPDEVSLVDASRDSSVEEIWEAVSDWKTLEKRAALLDAARRDDLPSGRAGSVNA
- a CDS encoding SWIM zinc finger family protein; this translates as MRRRAEYEAFEFALIPEGVLVTNCSHADPSEHRYLVRVVDGLPASCSCPADERFDGACKHRVAVAIRGPVLGAAQRNAVATDGGLVPVEDPDSEPGDGDDCDCSELPDSVPCWPCFRDGEQGFENESLPD
- a CDS encoding type II toxin-antitoxin system RelE family toxin, encoding MTPQAAAQFDRQDSHIQDRIVSKLDEVVESEWREPVDYLEPLTGGPFDKLRVGQYRLACVLNRQDQVLEVHRIEHRSGAYTADD
- a CDS encoding RNA-guided endonuclease InsQ/TnpB family protein, giving the protein MEVKRTIPVKLSAPDDRENDLHQTIEQFNHACNYTVQNGRNDDGYLILNKSTIHDKVYHDLRDETDLPANLCVRAYSKAVEAMKSTVADWKKGNSRPLPRFNEPSAVYDKRTLTIKDRSATLSTINGRVAVDYDLGDYQKSYLDDDDYEKRMGTLHYREDEGAFYLHIVIKKEVEERGGDKVLGVDLNLKNVAVTSTGSFYDGGELLWGQNHYFRVRRSLQHKGTRSAKQVLRRLSGRENRFVLNRLHTISRRIVEEADAHDCSYIAVERLTHIRERMDNRNDQVKRQMHNWAFRELQEMLAYKAAEYGIRVEDIPPAFTSQTCSKCGHQSSTNRDLKTGWFECNDCGYEVDGDYNAAKNIGLKLLTLPEGKRPSGVGDGHLALKSGMVNGNGDYTAYDNSSSDRESTDKPTTSVVGR